The following are from one region of the Paenibacillus sabinae T27 genome:
- a CDS encoding DUF1328 domain-containing protein has translation MLKWSVILLVIALIAGIFGFFNLVAAAAGIAKILFFIFLVLFIISLFTGRRGRSM, from the coding sequence ATGCTGAAATGGTCCGTTATTTTGCTGGTGATTGCCTTAATCGCCGGAATTTTCGGTTTCTTTAATCTTGTCGCTGCGGCAGCGGGAATCGCCAAGATTTTGTTCTTTATTTTCCTTGTGCTGTTTATCATTTCTCTCTTCACCGGGCGAAGAGGCCGGTCAATGTAA